Proteins co-encoded in one Fusarium fujikuroi IMI 58289 draft genome, chromosome FFUJ_chr06 genomic window:
- a CDS encoding related to impact protein, which yields MATPNDLQELIRLFTARKMSMMAAMGQVKALQSKNLRSIAQIADAPLATVEEALSGDAKAAKSLHTACKNHEKKSGTKRGADDGMAPAEVKKPKLETHRRDLDYGSMSGDDLEASLELPSEEDEDIIRKTTILTNRAPLFLAFAVELLRYTMPEQPLSSRLSLAQAVVSANSRTKAISIGIEKAPPGGEEKAPEGQPKITIMNRPIPVLKRSGYTWSGSSQPASSNASSVTLQGSQPNPRGWTASQKLTSRGSVFIAHAIPITSPATRPAVFKSLMAEKPELETATHNAWAIRTSFGSSPLKQEASFDDGESGCGSFLLQQLRDLDISNTLVVLTRWYGGIMLGPDRWRLMKECLNDALSSQKRTSSLNGEPVWALNLEDKSPSTSTVGMPIHRPEGARNYILRAFAPADESGKKTVTAANEEKQENLGRVLGALRLLFSSWAGILSRDELDKRAWTWYMNLRPDVDAGPAGWGAKGTLNLGRILDLKRKETS from the exons atggcGACGCCAAATGACCTCCAGGAACTTATACGTCTCTTCACGGCGCGTAAAATGTCCATGATGGCAGCAATGGGACAGGTAAAGGCCCTACAATCAAAGAATCTGCGAAG TATAGCACAAATCGCAGATGCACCCTTGGCCACAGTCGAGGAAGCGCTCAGTGGCGATGCCAAGGCAGCAAAGAGTCTTCACACAGCATGTAAGAACCATGAGAAGAAATCAGGAACGAAGCGTGGGGCAGACGATGGGATGGCTCCCGCTGAAGTAAAGAAACCAAAACTGGAGACGCATAGACGTGATCTGGATTATGGCTCCATGTCTGGGGATGATCTCGAGGCTTCCCTCGAATTGCCatcggaggaggatgaagatattATTCGAAAGACCACTATTTTGACAAACAGAGCGCCCTTGTTTTTGGCCTTTGCCGTTGAGCTGTTGAGATACACTATGCCTGAACAGCCCCTGAGTAGCCGATTAAGTCTGGCGCAAGCAGTGGTGAGTGCGAACTCTCGAACAAAAGCCATCAGCATAGGTATCGAAAAGGCACCCCCAGGAGGCGAAGAGAAAGCCCCCGAAGGTCAGCCGAAGATCACTATCATGAATCGACCGATTCCAGTTTTGAAGAGAAGCGGCTACACTTGGTCAGGATCCTCTCAACCAGCATCATCCAACGCTTCGTCAGTTACCCTTCAAGGGAGTCAACCAAATCCAAGAGGCTGGACTGCAAGTCAGAAGTTGACATCAAGGGGCTCGGTATTTATAGCTCATGCTATACCTATAACATCACCGGCGACGCGTCCGGCAGTTTTCAAATCATTAATGGCTGAGAAACCGGAGCTGGAGACCGCAACTCACAATGCTTGGGCGATCCGGACTAGTTTTGGTAGTTCGCCCCTGAAGCAAGAAGCATCGTTTGACGATGGTGAGTCTGGTTGTGGAAGCTTCTTGCTGCAGCAACTACGCGATCTCGATATCAGCAATACGCTGGTTGTGCTTACAAGATGGTATGGCGGCATCATGCTTGGTCCGGATCGCTGGCGTCTCATGAAAGAATGTCTCAACGACGCCTTGTCGTCTCAAAAGCGTACATCTAGCTTGAATGGCGAGCCGGTTTGGGCTCTGAATCTCGAAGACAAGAGTCCTTCAACATCGACGGTTGGCATGCCCATACATCGACCAGAAGGTGCACGAAATTACATCCTTCGGGCTTTCGCACCAGCGGATGAGAGCGGAAAGAAGACCGTTACAGCAGCCAACgaggagaagcaagagaaTCTGGGCCGTGTGCTGGGTGCACTTCGCTTGTTATTTTCCAGTTGGGCTGGTATTCTGAGCCGCGATGAGTTGGATAAACGAGCTTGGACGTGGTATATGAATCTTCGACCTGACGTGGATGCTGGGCCCGCAGGTTGGGGAGCGAAGGGGACGCTGAATCTGGGAAGAATATTAGACctgaagagaaaggagaCTTCATGA
- a CDS encoding probable CDC28-cyclin-dependent protein kinase, with the protein MENYQKLEKIGEGTYGVVYKARDLANGGRIVALKKIRLEAEDEGVPSTAIREISLLKEMRDPNIVRLFNIVHADGHKLYLVFEFLDLDLKKYMESLPVSDGGRGKALPEGSSPHLQHLGLGDMVVRKFMFQLCDGIKYCHSHRVLHRDLKPQNLLIDKEGNLKLADFGLARAFGVPLRTYTHEVVTLWYRAPEILLGGRQYSTGVDMWSVGCIFAEMCTRKPLFPGDSEIDEIFKIFRILGTPTEENWPGVTSYPDFKASFPKWQRDYSKDLCKDLDSHGLELLEMLLVYDPAGRISAKAAYNHPYFEPLLAQEQASAQTNGYYH; encoded by the exons ATGGAGAACTACCAAAAGTTGGAAAAGATTGGTGAAG GTACCTACGGTGTCGTCTACAAAGCCCGGGACCTTGCCAATGGCGGTCGAATTGTCGCCCTGAAGAAGATCCGCctcgaagctgaagatgaaggcgtCCCCAGTACTGCGATCCGCGAAATCTCTCTCctgaaggagatgagagatCCCAACATTGTTCGACTGTTCAACATCGTCCATGCCGATGGGCACAAGCTGTACCTTGTCTTTGAGTTTCTCGATCTCGATCTCAAGAAGTACATGGAGTCTCTCCCCGTAAGCGATGGCGGTCGAGGCAAGGCCCTGCCCGAGGGTTCATCCCCTCACTTGCAGCATCTTGGCCTGGGCGACATGGTTGTTCGAAAGTTCATGTTCCAGCTTTGCGACGGCATCAAGTACTGTCACTCCCATCGTGTCCTCCACCGCGATCTCAAGCCCCAGAATCTCCTGATCGACAAGGAGGGTAACCTCAAGCTCGCGGATTTTGGTCTTGCCCGTGCCTTTGGCGTGCCTCTGCGCACCTACACTCACGAAGTCGTTACTCTTTGGTACCGAGCCCCTGAAATTCTCCTAGGAGGGCGTCAATACTCGACTGGTGTTGACATGTGGTCCGTTGGCTGTATCTTTGCCGAAATGTGTACAAGAAAGCCTCTCTTCCCCGGTGACTCTGAAATCgatgagatcttcaagatcttccG CATCCTCGGCACCCCGACTGAAGAGAACTGGCCTGGCGTAACTTCCTACCCTGACTTCAAGGCATCCTTCCCCAAGTGGCAGCGCGACTACAGCAAGGACCTCTGTAAGGACCTCGATTCCCATGGACTTGAATTACTCGAGATGCTGTTGGTGTATGACCCTGCTGGGCGTATTTCAGCAAAGGCTGCCTACAACCACCCCTACTTTGAGCCTCTCCTGGCACAAGAGCAAGCATCCGCTCAGACAAATGGCTACTATCACTAG